ttcaaatttggtgggATTCATTCAAGACTtgcatgtatggtttcatgttgttttatgatttcatgtttatacTTTAACGTACATGtgactatgatttcatgtaacacattaaagacatttcatgtaattaagtttcattcaagaaattcttgtgtatttcttgtaagttttcatgtaagtttcatttcgtgtatgatttcatgtgtacgtttcaatcaatttatttttttccatggttgttctatgatttcatgtatataccttaacgtacatgtaactatgatttcatgtgtatttaaagtagttgagatggcagacgacgagaccacAAGGTATCTAATGAAGTGGATTATTTCTGGTGATgctagtggctccaaccttcccataacaTACACCGATGATAGGGTAACCAGACaaacatgttcctcaacatgtctggctatggcaatgaagagcccaagccccagcaaaaccttgccatggcggaaggttccggcgatggcaatgaagagcccaagccccagcaaaaccttaccatggcggaaggttctgacgaggtatatatcatttccattgttttaccccatctataatgtcttagtcgttattactatgtactaattaatgaatcttgaactattagcccTCTAGATCGATGAATGGTCAGAAGCCTCGAGGTCGTACAAGAGTGATGGATGGAAGGCTTGTCATCATGGAAGTCATAGAAGAGGGCAGGCTGGTTGCTCCTGAAAAAGtggcaaagaagtacgtgagtcagatcggggcaatcgtaagggacaacgtgcccatcggcATGAgtgaatggaagggcaaaagtaCTAATCCATACACGCTCCCggatacagaaaagaatatgctgtgggaagatgtcaagaaacatttcacatttcctgaaggatatattgaaaaggatgtgaaagcgtggacgctgaagaagatggccacacaattccaggcattcaagaagatgcttgATGCCAACTACCATAAGAACGGCTGAACTCCGGATTtcgatgtgtggccaaagttgagggaccactgggaggcatttgtcaaATACAAGAGGAGCGAAGATGGTGTGAATAAGGTcaagaccaacactacaaatgctggtcaaaaggagtaccatcatcgtctagggcgaggtggttatggcacaccaattcccagatggaagaagatggaacaagacctgatcgatcggggtatcgtaccagcaactattgaataACCCGATCGATTTAAAAATGGGTATTACACTCATGGAGGCTTCCTAAGCTAAGAGAATGGGATGCTGctcttcaatgagacaatacgctAGAAGGCcaaaaggcttatcaagaacattgaagatgttaaggctgggaggttgaaggtgaactgagagaatgatgagctcacattggcccttaggaatcccgagcacccaggacattgccaagggttcggggtcattccgtggaagtttgctttccgaggcgataGTGCCTCATACAGAAGCTgcaagtgaagaaaggaacagatcgaggagagctggcggtgcatgctagaatccaaagtgcaatcacaagaagtaagaatgcaggaggaaatcaatcgtcgagtggcccacgcagttgcggagttggcccaatctggagcactaccAGATCCAAACtttgccagcccttctcaatgcctcggGAGCAGATGTGTTTCTACAGGGCTCCCCAATCCACAGACACCAAGATTACCCATGGACAAGCAACGGttcgctgtggatgccatcatgcaatgcacctcatgtgagctgcatacaccggtTGGCAACCAcaccattaaggtatacttatacataatatttatgcaatcttctcaatcgaTCCACGCCTCGagattggagtttaataacttctttatttctgctatatgtacaggtggcgtacgggagtgccttaccaatcctggcacggcagacaagccatggcatggagattccacctggctatgccaaGGTCAGCCTAGAGCACCTCGCTGATAgacaatatgaaggcctagagctcaacctcccgggaggcgatggggaatggacactaggagatgcgcttcatgggatcattttATGGCACAatcgctacatcatcatccccggcacggaggcatctcctcagagctcaagaccactcccCGCAGATCCCCAGCAGTGACCATCTCCGCAAagctcaagaccatcatctccagcacaacctgctccaggaccatcacttcctgctcgatcaaggtctccatctccaccacatcctggtggtgggagcgatgacgatgacaacaacaccctccctgatcaccatcaccgggactaagagcagccccgagCAAGGAACCTTCAACACCACTTAAGAAGTTGTGACCACTatctcccaagccaagacagagaaagaagaaaataaaggagcctaaagtgactcatgaggaacgctcGGAGGCAATGACTTATGCGGAACACTGGGCCAAAATCCAAGTAGAGGCTagggagtggttcaagaaacaggatgaagaaaaaaaagcaagggaggtggagccaccgccagtagatcgaagagaattaaatttttttatcaggatgcaagaaggagccaacaagaggataccactactatcgaactacgaacAGGCATTAGTCAAGGCTCatgagaggaaaaaaaggaaaggaaagtcgtCTGCTAGTGGTGCTatccccgacctcgggcatctacTAGAAAAACATGctaaaaagatagcagcaatgcccttggatcaacaagcagaagtattgcaattcatggaagaaacaagtATGGGACTTGATGGATGTCTCAGGCAAGTAGAGCTACTAGCTGCACCCCCCCAGTTGAACtgagatggacctttgagctaggcaagtctctggtaaggcctaagttggtacggaagctatcaacaaagatgtacgaattccatcaatggtacatgaaggtgtccgccgactcaAGGAAGATGTTCgaccttaaggtaaaaccgatataTTTTTACGACGAAGGTGAGAAAGTCAtgtggctagaattcaaggatatatacgaagtgtaccatcatgatgccctggacgtatTTTTGATCAACGCATGGGTTCtataagtgtccgtttatctacatgtaaattttagctcatatcACTATTTTTTGTGCGTGCGTCACtgtactaactttgtcttccattttacgtaggatgctaattcagacgtgctgACCAGAAGTGtacttccatgttggcttcatggatccatccatagttaaccaaaaacagatacaggATGCGCTAgacaaaaccttggtggaagtatacaattttctagacaaacaaaaattcaaggatttcatactactttcatacaacttcaagtaagtgtgtgtataccgtctactttagttttctttttccttacttgattaatgttagttagctctaatatatatgaacatttacgtacgccaCTACCACTgaatcctcattataattgagcctgaaagaagccatgtcactgtcttcgattcgttgaggaaagatccggtggagtaccaagacatacAAGACATACTAgccttgtaataattctagacctttatctctatgcaaaagtttgtttcctaaattttcacctaaaactgtatcattcattatgtTAATCCGCAATGCATGGAGACAATTCatcaggacacacaaaggtccattcaaagaaaaacttacatggaacacagacttcctaGTACGTATGAaatctgcacattttgtacattctataacacaaatatttcataacttattttttccccattGAAGTTCTTAAGACAAGAACtcgggaataatttatgtggctACTACGTTTGTGAGCATATGCATAGTTTTGCGGGACCCAAGGGAAAGATGCCGCCACACAACtataaagtatgtaaaataaaactataaatagttaattattttctacctccttatatttaattgtccatgtaaaattcacatgttttcgaattatagatgttaaatattcaacatagactcttgaagaaggaaagagtagcggcaatatgtcaagatctcattggattcctggtggacgaggtggtaaatccacaaggggaattttattatgatggacgaaatttagacgctccgagcaacacctcgacgggaagatcgtagatagcttgatttgtataatacgctaagatttgtatagtatgttaagaaatgtatatatatacactaagaattgtatatactaattgtataaatactagtttgattcctttaaatactagtttgatttcattataaaaaaaagtctcaactaccaaaggttaactaaaggggtacgtacgtgatgcatgaaattacaggcgccaTGTAGGCGTCTGCATGGCGCGCGCCTGAAATTTCAAACAGGACTTTAGTAAAGGGCCCTATCCCATGCCTGGcatggcaggccctttagtccccgttggttttaccaaccaggactgaAGGGGGCCTTTAATCCTGGTTGAacgacccaggactaaagactccccccttttgtctcgattggtttatcctggatggatttttgggagattggtttatccacaagtacttctttgcTGAGGTTCATGAGATGAAGTTGATAGATCTAACCAATCTCAAGCAGAGGAGTGATGAGTCGGTGGCCAGCTTCATCCAGCGATTTAGAgaggtcaggaacaagtgctacagctTGGTCTTGAGTGACATCCAACTTGCCGACGTGGCTTTTTCAAGGGCTCCTGctgcacatcaaagaaaagtatgcttcacaagagtttgagagtctgagccagattgtaCATCGGCTTTCGAACCAAGATGTGCGCCCATTCGATCAGAGGAAgaacttccagaagaaagtggcatatGTCGAGTGTTCAGACTCAGAGGAAGAGGCAGAGATTGGCTTGGCGGAATGGGTTTAGACCAAAAAGCCGATCTCATGCCTATACGACAAGAAGGAGCCTGAGAAATTCGGGTTTGATACCTCtaaggccgataagatctttAACTTGCTACtgcaagaagggcagatcaagctctcaccataccatacgatcccgtcgGCCGATGAACTTAAGAAGAtcaagtactgcaagtggcacaatgccaaaCCTCATGACACCAACGAGTGCAAGGTCTTCTGCCAGCAGATCCAATCGGCTATTGAGCAAGGGAGGCTCAAGTTTGAAATTCCCTCGAAACCAGCGAAGCCAATGAAAATCAACCAACATCCATTCCCAACTAATATGGTGGAAGTTGGGGGTAAAAGCGCACCTTCCACgaaggtgctgacatcagaatTGGCCAGGAGGAGTAGAGCTATGGACCCCAAAGTACAAGTATCGACTGACAACGTCAAAGGAAAAGGGTCAGTTACAGGAGGGGGAAAGCTCAGAAAGGCCTCGCCGGCCGATCACCTCCCAAGAGTTACTCAACAAGTTCCAAAGGCATCAAGAATAGGCAAGGCGCATAGAAGAGATGATACGTCGCCCAGAAGACCACtagagatgcccgttcttcagaGAATCAAGCTACCGTCAGTTGAAAACTGCCGTGAGTGCAACAGGTCATACCAAGAGAACCGATCGTCCAAAAGGTCATCCTTTGATGATAGGAGTCAAAAGCCGATCAGCAGGGATAGGTCTCACCATGATGACAGGCGCATCCCAGTGCGTTgtcggctggggggcagggtCAGTATACacgatcggctggggggcaagTTTAATGTACCCAGCAGGCTGGAGGAAAGGGCCAATGCAAGGGTCCTCAACGAAGAGACTATGTGTCGCGAACCGAAGTGGCGGCATGCATCACAAGACAAAGTTGTAGAACATCCTAGATGGTGCTCAGTAGGTTTGACTAAGTCCCAGAAGAGGAGGGTCCAACGCCTGCGACAATGGGAGctgcaggaagaggaacaaaggtGTGCTTTGGAATGAAAAGGGGTCAAATCCCAAGTATGGGGTGTCAAAGACAAAGCTGGTGACAAAGATGACAATCCCGGATCAGCTGCAGATGTCAATATGGtcttcatcttgccgatggagttcatggctccagCCGACCACAAAGcaacagaagcagagcaaggaATGGCACAATTAGCCTTGGAGCCGATGCCAGCCACCTTCGAAAAATACGAAGACAAAAAACGTCAGCACCTAAAAGCTTTCTTCCTCAAGGGGAAAGTCGATGGGAGGCCGGTTACCAAGCTTTTAATTGATGGAGGCGCAGCCATttacatcatgccatatgctatGTTCCGCAAGCTTGGCAAAGGTGAAGAAAACCTGATCAAAATAGACATGATGCTGAAGGACTTCGAAGGAAATGTCTCCCCAGCCCGgagggcactctgcgtcgaccttaccatcgacagtaagaccctacctactaccttctttgttattaatggtaaagggtcctacaacatgcttctgGGATGAGATTGGATTCACGCCAACTGCTGCATCCCATTTaaaatgcatcaatgtctcgtccAATGGATCGGCGACTTGGTTGAAGTGGTTACCGCCAAATCTTCCTTCAGCATTGATGCAACTGATGCACAACAGTGGAACTATGAACAGGTTAGCTGCATATCTGGCAAAGTCTGGGACACAAACTTCCTGAAGATGTTCGATTTTGggctacagccgatccaagcagttgGCTCTGAAGAATTATCCTGATGGATGAGTTCATCCAAGaggatgggaagctggggcacggattTACATCGACCGACAAGTTAGAGATGGTAGATCTTGGAgatggcagcaagccaaggccaacgtatattagtgctaagttagattCTGAGTATAAGTGCAAATTAATTgagttgttaaaagaattcaaagattGCTTTGcctgggagtatcatgaaaatGCCttgtttagatcgatctattgttgagcatCGGTTGCCAATAAAGctaggatatcggccgtattaGCAGCCTGCACGGCGTCGTAATCCGAAGATATTACCTGATAttaaggccgagattacaagattaattgaagcagggtttattcggcagtgtcgGTATGCTGAGTGGCTTTCTAATGTGGTTCCTGTGTACAAGATGAATGGAAAGCTGCGCATTTGTATTGATTTCAATAATCTCAATCAAGCCACGCTGATGGATGGTTATCCGATGCCGACAgctgatgtgttgatagatgctgctTCAGGACACagagtcatcagtttcatggatggcaaCGCTGGATATAACCAAGTATTAATGGCCAATAAAGATATTTCCAAGACAGCGTTCAGGTGTCCTAGGCATATCGGCTTATTCGAATGGTTGGTCATGACCTTTGGATTGAAAAATGCTagggctacatatcaacgggctatgaattacatctttcATAAACTTATCGGCAACCTAGTGGAGATTTAtatcgatgatgtcgtagtcaaatcgaAAGGGTACCGGGAGCACTTAGCCGATTTGCGTAAAGTCctggaatgcacaaggaaacatgggttgaaaatgaacccaaataAATATGCTTTTGGCATGTTGGCTGGACagttcttgggattcatggtccatgaacGTCGCATTGAAATTAATCAGAAGATCATTAGTGCTATTAACAAGGTCGTGGCTCCGCAAAATAAGACTAAGTTGCAGTCATTTATCGGCAAGATCAATTTCATCCaaagattcatatcaaacctaTCCGGAAGGATTCAATCTTTCAGCCCATTGCTTAAACTGAAGGCCGATCAGGAGTTTGTTTGGGGGGCAGAGCAGCAAAAGGCGTTGGATgatatcaagcaatacctgGTCTCACCTCCTGtgttggttcctccacaagctaaCAAGCCGTTCAGGTtgtacttatcagccgatgagtGTGCTATCGGGTCAGCTCTtgtccaagaatttgaaggGAAGGAACGAGTAATCTATTATGTGAGTAGAAGACTCTTGGATGCAGAGACCAGGTATTCTCCAGTCGAGAGACTGTGTCTGTGCTTATATTTCTCTTGTACTAAGCTTAGACACTATTTATTATCAGTCAAATGCGTTGtagtatgcaaagatgatgcgGTCAGatacatgttgtcattgccaATTTTAAATGGAAGGATTGGGAAGTGGATtctagctctgtcagagttCGATCTAAAGTACGAATCGACTAAAGCTGTCAAAGGGCAAGTCATGGCCAATTTCATTGCTCAGCATTGTGGACCAGAGGTTACTATTGTTGAAGTGGCCCcatggactttattctttgatggGTCTTCATGTGGGACtggatcgggaatcggcataATTCTCATATCACCTCAGGGGGCAAGCTACGAGTTCTCGCTGCCGATTGAGGCTTCTGCTACCAACAATCAGGCTGAGTATCGAGCCATTTGGAACGGAATCCAATTGTTGAGAGAAATCAAAGCTGATGCCGTTGAGATATTTGGAGACTCTATCCTTATTATCAATCAGTTGACTGGAGGATGTGAATGCAGAGATGATATTTTGAGAGTTTACTATGAGCAGTGCCTTCAGTTACTTAAAGAGTTCAAGAGCAtgattattgagcatattcccaaaGATTACAATGAGGATGCTAACAAACTCGATCAGCATGCTTCTGGTTATCGACCGATTTGTAGTGCTATGGCCTTGGAGTTGATGGCTGATGACTAGAGGAAAGAAATAgccgattacttaaaagatccTCCCAAGAAAGTTGATAGGCGagttcaattttatgtattgcTTGAAGATGACCTTTATTGTCGGACGGTCGATGGGTTCCTGCATAGATGCCTTGGCGTTGAAGAAGCAAAGAATCTGATGGgcgaaatccatgaaggggtttGCGGAGATCATCAATTGGCttttaagatgaaatggatgattagaaacaatggaTACTATTTGGCGACAATActtgaagattgctttaaatactataaaggttgtcaagattgtcagaggTTTGGCAATGTGCAAAGAGCCCCgccatcggctatgaatcctataataaagccatggccgtttaggGGTTGGGATATTGATTTGATTGGCCAGATTTATCCACCTTCATGTAAGggtcataagttcatattggtagcaATGGATTATTTACTAAGTGGGTCGAAGGAATTCCCCTAAAGAATGTGACATCGGCAAGCATGATTGATTTTGTCAAAGAGCACATCATCTATCAATTTGGTATTCCTCAAACTATCACGACAAATCAAGGGATGATGTTCATCTCAGGGGAGTTCAAAGAATTTGCTActaatatgggaatcaaattgttcaattcttctccgtattatgcccaaggAAATAGCCAAGCTGAATCGTCTAACAAGGGAATCATTAAACTAATTAAGAGAAAGATCGAAGAGCAGCCAAGGCGTTGGCATACTACATTGAACGAGTCCTTATGGACATATCGGATGGCGTATCACGGAGCCACAAAAGTATCCCCTGATCAGTTGGTTTATGGACATGAAGCAGTTCTACCTTGGGAGTTAAAGACTGGGTCTAGGCGTGTGTTGTTTCAAGACTAGTTAACAGCCAAAAAATACTCTACTTTGATGAAAGGGGAGTTGGAAGACCTAGCGGGTCATCAGCTAAGAGCTTTGATCAatatcgaagaaaataagaaaagggtggctAAA
This portion of the Setaria viridis chromosome 7, Setaria_viridis_v4.0, whole genome shotgun sequence genome encodes:
- the LOC140223441 gene encoding uncharacterized protein, encoding MANFIAQHCGPEVTIVEVAPWTLFFDGSSCGTGSGIGIILISPQGASYEFSLPIEASATNNQAEYRAIWNGIQLLREIKADAVEIFGDSILIINQLTGGCECRDDILRVYYEQCLQLLKEFKSMIIEHIPKDYNEDANKLDQHASGYRPICSAMALELMADD